The Eublepharis macularius isolate TG4126 chromosome 15, MPM_Emac_v1.0, whole genome shotgun sequence genomic interval GTGCCCAAACAAGGCCAATAAGCAGTTGGGGACAAATTAAGACGCACTTAGAAGTTCTGGCCTGCAGTCCTGGCATGACGACCTTTAAAAGGAGATCCATCGACATGGATTAGTTCAGGAAAAGgagacaataaaaaaaaaatcccaaggtTGGGAAaagcaagggagggggagaaaatgagAGGTGGTCTCACTTCAGGATGTCAGTGCCTTGAGAAACAGGACAATCATGGGCAACGAGACTCTGTTGGGAAGCAGCCCACTGCACCAACACGGACGGGGCACTCTGGATAGGGGGGCAAAGCATCTCGGGAGAGGAAGGAACGCTGAGAATCAGAGAGGAAAGGGAGGAATGAAAATATGCACGTCAAAGAggcttttttttatatatataactatATCCTTCCTCAACCTTGCCTGATAACTGCCAGGGATGTCTAGTCTGCTATTTCATTTTATCTTGTCCTCCGATGTGAAAGGGGAAGACTACACACTCATACATACTTTGCACGCAGCAGTGGCTGAATAAAAGAGCCTTTCCAAAGCATCTGTTGTTTTCCTGCTGCAAAAAGCAGGTAGGAGTGTGGCGGATAGGATCTGCTACCCTCTTTCTCTTTTTACCTTATTCTATTTTGCTGTCTAATCTAagattgcttccacatggagagCATTACTCCAtgcactccccccgcccccgccacacCAAACTACAGCTATTCTTCTGCAGATCATCCAATTTACAGTTTTCCCCTGGCTCTGCTgtgctctttcccaaacctgttttAGTACGATCTTTTCTGAAAGATCTATATCCAAAGCAAGTTTGGGGAAAGTGTGGATGGGAAGGTGTGGGTTTCTGCACTTCCCTGCCCACATCTGGGGCCATTCCCAattgtggtggctggagagcagtTTTTAATCAATAGTAGGTATATTTATATATCGCTGTTAATCTATAGCGATATAGCTACTGTCCAAAGGGAATCTCACCATACAGAAGCTCTGCCGCTGCTGCGAATGATGCTCCATTCACAACAGCAGTGAGGGCAAAGCTGGGAACCGTCCTCGTGTGGAAGCAACCTATGACTGTAGCGTGGAATATACAGCTGCACTCAAACACAATATAGCCCATTGTTAAAGGTGGGCTTCTAAGAGGCCTGTAACTCCAGAGAAGGAACTTTCACATCCATGTGCTCTGACTGGACTAATATACATTTAAATAAAGACATGCCCCAGAAGCATTTCTAAAATTGAACTGGCTCACCTGTCCCCATTGGCTGATATGGCATCAAACATGGGTTTCTTCTTTGGGATTTCATTCTGAATTGATGATGTAGACAATGTTTTCTGGCTGCAAAAGAAAGGGGACGGGGGTGGGAATCCTGGTAATAACTTGAAAGCTTTACAATTCCAAGTCAATCTTTTGTATTGCTGCCTTGTttcaacaacagcagcaaaatcCTTAAGGCAATCCCCTGCACCTTAagaaacaatgttttttttaaaaaaaatctaatgtaAAAACAACTTGTAGATTCATACAgtgcaccattttaaaaaaaaatactaccaACGTTTTAGTGCTGTACATTACAAAGAGAGCTAACCATCACAGATAAAAGACCACATCCTTGCTATGTAATCAGTAAAGAAAGGTATGTGCAGTGATGTACATTTTCCAAAAAAATTAGAATCGGAAAGCCTTCTAGAAAGCTTTAAGGAAAAATATCCAATGTTCTAAACAGAGTGTGATCTGATTTAGCACATTTATTTTGACCTatatttagtaaaaaaaaaaatgtttttaaagaaccTCATGTTAATTTTCTGTCCTAACCATAACAAATAATTGAACTGAAATATTAGATTAGGGGGAAAAGATCAAGTTTGGTTCAAACgttagattaaaaaaaattcaaagttttatgtaaaaattatttttactgGAAAAAATTAAAAGACAGTATAATATGAACTTCCCTTTTGTTGTTTAAATTTAAGGGAAAAAACAAGGGCCTGAACACTGCTGAGATATTAGTTTTAGCTTACCAAAGAACAGGGTATGTAGCTGTTCACTGATCCATTTTGATAGAATTTACCTCTTATCCCCAGAGGTCACTGGGGCACCACATGACTTATTAATTATATATCACATTAGTGGTTATAATATACCTTCCACCATGCCagagaaaaatataaataaaaaactcAGCTTCGGTTTTTGTTTGACCTGCGCTGTCAATCAGGTGATTATGTAAATTGATATTTTAATTTGGAACATCACATATATGTTGTAggggatctgggagactcgggttcaaaaTCCCACTCCGGCACAGAAAATTgcagggtggccttgggccagtcacaccctcccacctaatctacctcaaattgttgtgaggataaaatggaggagaaaacagTGTAAGCCACTTTTGTTCCCCAATAGAAAGAGAGGAGGGGTATAATTAAActtaaacaaacaagtggttttATTCCTTCACTGTTGGTTTAGGAAATATACATCTCCCATCACACCAATGGGGAATGTAGGAGGATCATGTTAGAAATCATTTTGTTTCACATTCATGACGTTAGAATCCAACATATCAATGAATTCATTACCAGAAAGCCAAGCCCATTTCCCTCACTGCAGGCAAGGTTGTCCTGCTTTGTTCTCTTACAGAAGCACATAAAAGAGTGAACTGCTAGGAAGCAGACAGCAAAACAGAAAGTGAGACAGAATTACCTGTTATAATGGCCACTGCTACTGAGCCTACCATACTGTTCCTTCTCTTGCAAGCTTGATCGGGAAGAGCTGCTCAAGTGTTTACGTTGCTCTTTGGTCTTCTGCAAGACTCGTTTATAGGACAGGGTGCAAAGCCAGCACAgaagcttcccatccacctgaaaaacagaaaaggaacaGGATCTGATCAGATATTCTCTACCAAAGAACTGAGTGCAGCCTTTGGGATGAACTATGTTTGCTTCTACATCACATGCAGAAAGGCATACCTGCTTTAAATCACACATCTCATTGAGGTGCCATCTGTATTCAGTATTTTGACTTACCCAGTTCAATGGCCACTTCTTACATAGGGGAGGAGCCAttttagtggcagagcatctgctttgcatgcagaaggtgctaGGTTCCATCCCTGGCACTTCCAGTtaagaggtgatatgaaagacttccacctaagaccctggagggctgctgccagtcagagtagacaacactggtCTTGAGAGAGcagtgatctgattcagtataatgaAGTTTTGCATGTTCACTTGACATCACAAGGCGTATCCAGTGCTAGAATAACAGCCAAACCAGAGGTGTGCCAGGAATTTTGTGTCTGGAGCTCCCAACAGCTTTCAAAAATTTAATTATTAGGTGCGTGGGGAACAGATCTGGATCAGGACTGCAGCAGGATAAGATGTCACCTTAAGGCACAGTTTGTTTAACCTTGGTTTGTGAGTAAAGTCCACTCAGTATGCTTCATGCCTCTTTCCTGCCCCCAAGAAGAGAGGATGCTCTCCCCACACTGCCACCTCTAAGGCCAAGCAGCCTCAACAAACCATAGTTGGTGAATTCAGATGCCAAGAAACCACAATTAATACAGAGTACAGTTCACCAGACTCTTGCAAACCTCTACCCTGAAATCTCAGTTTTGTGTCAACAAAACCAAACCTGTTTTATCACAACATCGGAATGCTACTGGAATCTAAGCTCAATGAACAGCAAAGGCTAATCCCAGCTCTGTTGCACCATGGATCTAAAAATGTGCAATATGTGAATGTTGCCCTTTGCTGATGAAAAAAACTTCAGTGAGCGGCTTCTTCAGGTGTGATACTGAAACATATACAGATACTCACTTTTTTCCTATCGTCTTTCCTGTCAAAGGCACACTGCTGCTTGCACTGTTCACAGGAATGTGGAGGCCCGTATTTCTTCTCAGAGTTTGTACAACGTTGGCATTTGTTACCAATAAAGgcagcaattatgttgcaatacTGGCAAGGTtttggctttaaaaaatgaaaagcacagagATTAAAAATTTCAGTCCTacatacatttttaaatgctTCCAAGATTGCTTTTGTGACTTCTTGCAACCAAACTACCAGAAATACTTATTTGGAAACATTACATATATTTAATTTTGCATataatttttatcccacccttcctacaaggaactcagggcagcatgtttggttctctccttctccctctgctCCCTCACACCCCCTACGAGGTAAGTTAGGTTTAGAGAAAGCatctagtccaaggtcacccaatgagcccCCTGGATGAATGAGGATTTGATTTGGCCTCCCTGGGCGTAAtgcaacattctaaccactttcCCACAATGCCAGGAAACAGTTCTCTCCAAAGCTAGCTGCACCATTTGTCTTGCTCATTCATGCAAAACACTCCATTTATGTATGTTAAATCACAGCACCTACCGTCCCGTAAAGTTTCACATTCTGAGCACATTTCTTGCATATCGTGTTGGTTTTGCTAATGGAACAAGAAATAATTAAATTATGACATGGAAATACAGCCTACATGTATAGATTATGGAAAAATTTGAACAGAAGGGAGAACTTTGAGTATGCgacttttattcattttttatttgtTACTTCCTTTACATGATTTATTATGTTTGAAGACCAACTTGGATGCCTACTGTTCTTTCTGTACTGTTTTTAATTGTGTATtccactttgaatctcagtgagaaaggcagactgcatattaagtaaacaaataaataaaagttgaCCGAACCACTCTGCCAAAGAAACACACTAGTGTGACCATTTAAGAAACCCATTACTGTTGCTATACAATCCACAAGTATAGAAGGCAGAACAAAGGGCCCTTGTCTGGAAAACTATGGATAATGAAAGGCCCCTGATCAGGACATCTTCAAGAAGGAAATTCTAATTTTTCCTGACAATCTAGTACTTACACAGAAGAAGCATTTACCTCTCTTGCTGGAATTCAGTTCGACAGTAAGTACATTTAACAATGGGATGTGCAATCCGACACTCCTGCAAGAGAGAAAACATAGAAATGTTATATATAGGctttaattttaaaaggaaaatacacacacaaaaacacatgCACTTAGCCTTCACTCATGTTTCATCCTTCCAAAAGGAAGGAAATACTTCCAAGGAGCACTGAAAACAGGAAGAGACCACCACAACAAAGTAGAATATATTCTACAAAGTAGAATATATTCTACTATATtctacgtcaggaactacaatgccaagaccacggcaatacagcccggaaaacccacaacagccaaagtAGAATATAGCTGTCATTTCAGGTATCCAGCTAAACAGAAATACTACAATATGAACAGAACAACCTGACACCTGCTGTGCAACGTTGTATACCATTATGGTCTCTGAGAATGATATGCAATAGCACAATATGCAGTAGTGTGTGGATATAGTTCTAGTTTATCTCCACATGCCCCTTTCCATCAGTCTCATAGCTCTTCCTGCCCTATAATAATAGTAAATTTATTCCAGAAGGGCAGCCTTGTTATGCTGGATGCAGTCCTACTCTTTCTCCACAGTTCTTTTCCTATCAGCCTCGTAATCCTCCCTGCCTCAACAATAATAAAAGCATTACACAACACATCATATTAGCAACAATAACAAATCTCTTACTTATGAAAGCTGGCTGTAATAAATGTGCTAGTATTTAAGGCGTCCCAGCCTTTTTTTACCTtgttattttaaaagtatttattttaaagtaaataaaatgtgtGCATTTAAATCACACATACATATAACTTcatttgtagcccacctttctccctaagacCCCAAGTGGattacaaatttttttaaaaacctcaatcAGACACCAGAGActtccaataaacaatacagtaggtCCAGGGTTACAAAACATCTGCttattttcctccccttcccgaacattttatttgtttagatagtTATACTCTGTTTTTCTAAGTACTGGGAAACTAATGTGGCTTACAACACCCAtcaccctccattttatccgcacaaccACTACCCTGTAAGGTTGAGAAACtgggactggcccaaagtcagctcgtgagtttccttggcagagtgggccATTGGAACACAGTCCCTAGTCTTAGGCTCTAACcacgtttatcctcacaacagctctgtaaaGTAGGCCAGGCGGCTCATACCTCATTTCCCCTCACCCTCAAAACAGCCCTATGGGATAGTCCACCTACAGACGCCacactggagcaaggggggggagTAAAAAGATAGCTCAGCAAAGACTCCAGTCCTGGGGAGGGGGACATAGACACAAGGATCCTGGTCCATGGCTCACTCTCGTCACTGTTGCCCCCCcccgctccctcctcccccccccccgcggccgcCGCTGGCCCTGACCTTGCAGAGCTGCTGGCCTTGGCTGAGCGCCTCGAAAGGGAAGCGCTGGTGGCACTTGGTGCAAGCGTAAAGCGCCGCCATCGCGCCACCCTTCCCTGACAGGCGCGTCCCCGCCTTCCGCCCACCTCCATTGGCCGAGGGCTACGCCACTCAGCGACGTGGAGGCGTGGCTTCTGGCCGTACCTGGAGGCCCATTGATTCTCCGGAGACGTCACTCAGGAGTTTGAGGCGGGCCCGGCCGGGTGTTGTAGGAagaagctggaggaggaggaggaagcggagGGGAGCCGGAGTGACGTCACTGGCAGGACTTCTGGCGGAGTTGCGAGAGGACTTCTCCGAGGGCTAACCTCGTCGTCGCTTGCTCTCGCGAGAAGCGAGGCGGACCATAGAGAGGAGGATAGAAGGAAGGTTATGGGCAGGCAAGCGCTTTTGTATAGCGCCATCACGGGGCGTATTGGAATTGAGAGACCCAGCCGGGACTCTGGAACTGTTTCATAAAACCCCTGAGCACGTACAGAGACCCTCTTGTCTCCCTCCCCACTGAATTACTGCACTTGGTCTTTGTTTTGTTTCGGAATAACAGGGGGAAGGGCGCCAATAGGGGAGGGCTTCTGAAATGATTAGTCCTCGAGTCTAgcgctggggttgccaaccttcagggcgtggctagagatctcccgggcAGCTATGACATTGCTCGTagcggcagcccccccccccccccgaaatgcgCGGCACAGTTGGAGGCATAGACACCGTTCTCTCCGGCTTCGGAAACCCCCTCAGCGAGCACGGGTCAGCCTCTGCTCTCGCGGGGCATGGAAGACCGTCAACCAGTCAGAACGGCGCTGCAgggacctgtgtgtgtgtgtggcagggggaATGGGTTGCTATAAACAGACTGACCCCGGGCGCATGCATGGAGGGCCTCCAGGTTGCTGCCCCTCGTGTGGCTAGTCATCTCCACCTCCCAGGAACTGGTGGGAGGAAGCAGCCACGTACGGccccagggttgccagttccaagttgggaaattcctggagatatggggggtgaaacctagagaaagtgaagtttgaggagggaaaggaccttggcatggcataattccaccccccaaagtagccattttctccaggtgaactgatctctgtggcctggagaccagttgtaattccgggaaatctccagccactatctggaggctggcaacgctatATGGCCCCCATCCACAGAGGTGAAGGGGGTCTATTTTTCCCCCAAGAGGTTGGGGGCGAGCTCCTGTTCCTTTTAAACAGTTACACTCTTCACTCAGTTCCCCTTGGCAATTCCAGGAGCGCCGGCAGGCTGGCCTCTCTGGCTGCCTCCTTTAGACCCAACCCCTGCACTTTAAGGCCAATAGGCCTACAAAACACAGATTGGCATGGACCTGGACCTTTCTTGTGAGGTTCGATGGCGACTTGGAGCTACTTTCATGACACCCCTGAGTATGTGCAGAGTTTTCCTTGTCTCCCTCCCCATTGAATTACTGAATTcgtcctccatttttttttctggggataACCAGAAgggggccctgacctggacagcccaggagaacctgatcttgttagatcttagatgctaagcagggctggccttggttagtaattggatgggagacctccaacaaacaccaagtttgcagagaaaggcaatggcaaaccacttctgttatcctcttgtcttgaaaaccccattagGGATTgccgtaaatcagctatgacttgagggcactctccaccaacaacGGCAGGGAGGAGGGCATGATGGGAGCGCTCTTGAAATGATTGAAAATTCGTTTAGTCTTGGAGCCTCAGAACTTGTTTTGATAAAGCTAACAAAATGGAGACTGCCCTTGAACGTGTGCAGAACTCCTCTCTGTTGAAGAGCAGGCAACTGGAGCTCATTTTGCCTGGATAAACAGGAAATGGAATGCAAGCACAGGAGCACCTTTGAATGATTTTAGCCCCCAAACCTggtttgatcagggctttttttcagcaggaacgcaggggaatggagttccggaacctcttgaaaatggtcacatggctggtggccctgccccctgatctccagacagaggggagtttggattgccctctgcgctgctgggcAATCTCTGTCCTTTGTTGAAAACGCCATCCTATTGTGTAACGAGAGAGAATCACCTGTAGAAGAAAAGTGCGATACTCAATAAGGACTAGCCACATGCATGTCAACATTTGTTGTTTACTCAGGCAAAAGCAGATGTGGGGAACAAAAGGTTTTGATTCTATAATTATCCTTTGGCGACCATTCCTGAGGAGAACTGAAGGCATCAGAACTTGCACAGGTGAGTGCTTGGATTTCTGTGACTCCCCCAATcactctcttccctccctctttgaATAAATCTCTGACCAGCACTCAGACTCTTCTACATTTGAGTTTGCATTATCTGCAAAACTGCACAATCATGGCCATTTGTGAAAATCAAGTTCTGTCTCAATAGCAAGGTAAGCCTAAGcaattcccacccctccccaaaatcaTAACTCACCCATGTCTCCTTGAGAGTAAAAGTCCAAGACAAGTGTGTAGTTTTCTTTCTCAAGATTTGGAAGCCAGTGTACAGGGCAAAAGTTCTGCCATTACTGAAGTCCTCAGCATCAATTCGCAGATGATATGGCCCTAAAtcccaaatggaaaaaaaaagaatctcacTAACGAGCATACAAAATCACTGTGGAAAGGGTTGGCTTGGGTCTGAGACAGTGGGATGATAGAAGGGTGAATTGTTAAACAATTTTGATCACACTTGGGGAAATACAATTAAATACAGAGGAAATTATTGAGGCTTGGATCCTGCCTAACATTTCTGCAAACAGAAGAATTTCCATCCACAGTAGTGCAACTTACCTTCTCTGTTGCAATCCAGTCGTTCCCAGAAGTGCTGCTCCTGAGGAACAGGGACCCCCAGGAAAATCATGAGGGAGAgggggtaggattgccaactctggtttgggaagttCAGGAGACGGGGCAGCACTTAGGGAAGGAAGAGTTTGGGGAAAGAGcttagtggggatgtgatgccatagagtccaccctccaagctgCCGTTTCTTCCACAGAAACTGAGCTCTGTAGCCTagaaatgagttgtaattccaagagaacccCAGACTGCCCCAATATCCATCATAAAACTGCAGTTGGGTCTTACCAGAGCTGGTGAGCAGATGGATGTTATCATTGCCCAGCCAGAATTCTGACACCCGGTTCCCAAAGCCTCTCTTGTAGGACTCCCAGTCACGATAGAAATCCACGGATCCATCTTGTCGCCGCTGGAACACCTGAAGGAACAAGAAGGCATACTTTTTGTGGCAAGTATGAGTTGCGCATGTGTGTACAATTAccaaattatttttttcctgctcctttGTCATTGCCAGCTAGCTGACATGCAGAAAGTAAATTGGGTTAAACCTTTCTCAGCAGTGAGGGAAAGTacgagagaataaaaccaacaatgGCGGTTATTGTAATTTGCCCAGCCAATCGGATCTCCAGTGGCccatcagaagccatgctgggcaGGAGCCCCAtctggtcccacccactttcttaaaatatttgggaggggccaggataggtgCTGGGGTCCATGACCGGGAACTCTGACCTAGAAGACCGTTCAAGCAGTCACAACATTCTGCTCTTATTCATTATATGTTCCGCTCGTATTCTTCTACATGTGAAGCAGCTGCGACAGGGTGCCTCTGTTCacacttgtaaaaaaaaaaaatctcagtctTTCAGTGTGGGTACACAGTGTGGGCATATCTATTCACCAGATGTCTGTCAGTTCAGATGAACCAAAGGGGAGGAACTCACCAGCCAACCTCCTCCGTCCATCTCCATGTCGCAAAACACAGTCAGTCTTTTCCCTGTTATGGGGAAGATGGTGTACCACCCACTAAACGTTTCCCCACGGTCTAAAAGGTCTTTGCAGTCACGGGCTCCTGTCCATTGACAAGATGCAAGAAGAAGTGCTGTTATCAGTGTAGGAGAGAGCAGCATGAGAAAATCCTCACTTGGGCTGCTTCCACCCAGAGGATTTTTCTACCCCCTGGCTCACATCCTGGAGTGGGCTTTTTTAAAGGAACCACACAGCATCTTCCTCTGGTCGTTCTCCTTCTGTGGTTTCCCATTTTCCCCAAACCATCTGAGCTCCGATCTTTCCAGAAAGATTGAGGTTGAAGCAGGTTTGCTTGTAATGTGGATGGGATGTTGTGGATTACCAAACTCCCCACCAGCATCCAGTGCTGTTTTCCCTGCGTATCCCCTTGCAGCCACTGCTCTCCAGTGGCCTTTTGCTGGCTTTACAGAAAAAGAGTTGTAGGTATCCCGCTCAAGTGTCATACCACTACAGCGATACACTTACTATGGACAACAAAAATCACAAGGGGATTCCACAGAGAATACCCTCCGTATGAACCTCTGTTGATGAGTCCATCAGAGGGAATTGTCCTCACGTGGAAGCAAGCCTTACTCCTCTTTGCAAACTCTAATAGATGAGAAGGGAATCACTGGACTGCATCTTAAATTTCCCTTCTGTCCCTAACACAACAGCACTTCCCTCTGGCAGAGGAGAAGGGGGCTTCAGCAGACTGTTGATTCAGTGTGGGGTAAATGAGCAAAGACAATACCTTGCTGCGGGCACTCAGCCAAGCTGTCCACAGTACAGGCTTCTATAGAGAAGAGAGTCCTTGGTTAGGGCAGGGCCAGGCAGTTCAAGCATGCAGCCAGAGGTGCTTTTTGGACCTCCCCTTACCTTTGATTCCTTGATCCCCTTTGGGTCCAGCTTTCCCAGGTACCCCAGGATAGCCTGAAGGAAAAATATTAGAGAATGTGTGCTTTTTAATATTGTTTCTCATATAGCCTACCTCTCATTTTCAAAGGAAAACTCCCAGGTATGCAATTAGTACTAAAAACAGTAGGTCATCAAAGGTCATTTAAAAATAGGGCtaccaactccaggctgggactagagttctcccagaattacaactcatctccatgcTAGAGACATCTTTTCCCCTGGAGggaatggcagcttccaagggaTGTGCCGCCCCAAATCTCTCAGAATTTCCCAGGTTGAGATTGTCATCCCTAGTTAAGCAACCTTGTAATCTTGCTTACGTGTCTGCATGTGGACACCATTAGTCAAGGGTTTCAAATGGTGATGGTCCCAGGTAACCAGTTTAGAGGGGCGGGGGTCGGTGCCGTCCCCTTTCTTCCTACCCATTACAGAGCAGCTGGCTACTAAACAAATCTGAGGCTCGGTTCCCATATGCAATGAAGAATGAAGTGGCAGAGCCAATGGATTGCAACACCAGACTGTAGGGTTGGGAGGGTTGGATTCCAATTTCAAATGTTCTTTCATGTAACAAAGTATTTGCAAAACTAGTATAAAAGGAAGTACAGTTCTGAAGTCCTTGTGAGAGGAAGGCATCTCACAAGTGGCTGGGAAGACCTATAGGGCATGTGCAGTTTGCTGAACTATATTCTAAAGGAAAGAGGAGTGCATTCTCTTCTTTGATTTTTGGGTGGGAATGGTGGCAGCTATTGGCACTGCCATCTCAGACAACAAAACAGCTTGACCTGCCAACAGGTGGATGTACTGAACTAGAACAGGCCAGCTTGGCCCACATTGTGATTGGTTCTCATGCCGCCCTTGAGGACCTCTTCTTACCAGGAGGCCCTTGAGGGCCAACATCTCCCTTCTCCCCAGGTGGTCCAATTGTTCCTGGCAAGCCGGGTATTCCTGGAATCCCTGATTGGACCTGGACAAAGAAC includes:
- the FAM76A gene encoding protein FAM76A isoform X1; translated protein: MAALYACTKCHQRFPFEALSQGQQLCKECRIAHPIVKCTYCRTEFQQESKTNTICKKCAQNVKLYGTPKPCQYCNIIAAFIGNKCQRCTNSEKKYGPPHSCEQCKQQCAFDRKDDRKKVDGKLLCWLCTLSYKRVLQKTKEQRKHLSSSSRSSLQEKEQYGRLSSSGHYNSQKTLSTSSIQNEIPKKKPMFDAISANGDSVPSSPEMLCPPIQSAPSVLVQWAASQQSLVAHDCPVSQGTDILNFSPDLALDSPGTDHFVIIAQLKEEVASLKKMLHQKDQMILEKEKKITELKADLQYQESQMRVKMNQMEKTHKEVTEQLQAKNRELLKQAAALSKGKKPEKPGAITSP
- the FAM76A gene encoding protein FAM76A isoform X2, which encodes MGLQECRIAHPIVKCTYCRTEFQQESKTNTICKKCAQNVKLYGTPKPCQYCNIIAAFIGNKCQRCTNSEKKYGPPHSCEQCKQQCAFDRKDDRKKVDGKLLCWLCTLSYKRVLQKTKEQRKHLSSSSRSSLQEKEQYGRLSSSGHYNSQKTLSTSSIQNEIPKKKPMFDAISANGDSVPSSPEMLCPPIQSAPSVLVQWAASQQSLVAHDCPVSQGTDILNFSPDLALDSPGTDHFVIIAQLKEEVASLKKMLHQKDQMILEKEKKITELKADLQYQESQMRVKMNQMEKTHKEVTEQLQAKNRELLKQAAALSKGKKPEKPGAITSP
- the FAM76A gene encoding protein FAM76A isoform X3; protein product: MAALYACTKCHQRFPFEALSQGQQLCKECRIAHPIVKCTYCRTEFQQESKTNTICKKCAQNVKLYGTPKPCQYCNIIAAFIGNKCQRCTNSEKKYGPPHSCEQCKQQCAFDRKDDRKKVDGKLLCWLCTLSYKRVLQKTKEQRKHLSSSSRSSLQEKEQYGRLSSSGHYNSQKTLSTSSIQNEIPKKKPMFDAISANGDSFSPDLALDSPGTDHFVIIAQLKEEVASLKKMLHQKDQMILEKEKKITELKADLQYQESQMRVKMNQMEKTHKEVTEQLQAKNRELLKQAAALSKGKKPEKPGAITSP